The Deltaproteobacteria bacterium genome segment GTTGCCGAGGCCCAGGTGCCCGGCCAGCGAGCCGGCCTCGGCCGAGATCCCTTCCATCAGGTCGCCGTCGCTGACGATGCCGTAGACGAAGTGGTTGCCCGGCCCGTCGGGGCCGAAACGCGCGCGGGTCATGCGCGCGGCGATCGCCATCCCGACGCCCGTCGCGAAGCCCTGGCCGAGCGGGCCGGTGGTGGTCTCGACGCCGGGCGTGTGGCCGTGCTCGGGATGGCCGGGCGTCCGCGAGCCGAGCTGGCGGAAGCCGCGCAGGTCGTCGAGCGTGAGCCCGAAGCCGAACAGGTGGAGCAGCGAGTAGAGCAGCATCGAGGCGTGCCCGTTCGAGAGCACGAAGCGGTCGCGCAGCGCCCAGGCCGGGTCGCCCGGGTCGAAGCGCAGGTGCTGGTCCCAGAGCTCGAAGGCCGCGGCCGCGAGCCCCATCGGCGCGCCGGGATGCCCGCTCTTCGCGCGCTCGACCGCGTCGATCGCGAGGAAGCGGATCGTGTGTTCGATGCGCGCGCGCAGCGCGGGAGAGGGGGGCGTCATCGCGGCTCCGCGGAAGGGTCGAAGAGGGAGTCCGACGATACCGCTCCGTCGCGACCGGGCAACGCCCGCGGGGGCTAGACTGCGCCGGCGCCGTGCCACGAGGAGCTGCTCGGATGGGACGAGGGCTGCGAAGACGATCCGCCGCGCTGGTGCTCACGGCCGCGCTCGCCGGGCTCGCCGGCGCCGGCGCTCCCGGCTGCGCGTCGCTCGGCGTCGGCGCGGAGCCGATCGAGGTGAACCTGGCCGGGCTCACGCCGTTGCCGAGCACGGCCTTCGAGCACCGGCTGCGGGTGGACCTGCGCCTGCGCAACCCGAACCAGCGCGCCTACCGGATCGACGGGATCCGCTTCCGGCTGCTCGTGAACGGCGAGCGCCTCGCGTCGGGCCAGGCCGAGGTCGAGGCCGTGCTGCCCCGCCTCGGCGAGGTCGTGGTGCCGGTGACCGCCACCACGACCCTGCTCGACCTCGTGAACCAGGTGGTCGCGCTCGGGATCCGGGAGGAGGCGGGCCAGAGCGAGCTCGACTACGAGCTCACGGGCCGGATCTTCCTCGCCGGCTCGTGGGGCGGCATCGACTTCGAGCGGCGCGGCAGCACGGCCGACCTGCGCCGCCCCCGCTGAGCGGCTCGCGATCGGTCCGGAAGAGCCGCTCCGCGAGGGGATGGTCGGGGTGGTGGGATTCGAACCCACGACGCGGAACCCCCAAAGTTCCGGCTCTAGCCGCTGAGCTACACCCCGAGGTCCGGAAGGCTAGCAGGCGCGCCGCTCAGGCGAGCTGGATCAGGCCGAAGACCTTCTCCTCGATCCACTCGACGAGCGCGCGCAGCGCGTCGGGGGAGATCTCGTGCCCCATGCCGAGCTCGCGGTAGGTGAGCGACACGCCGTAGGAGAGCAGCGCGTCGCGCGACTCCTGGGCGCGCGCGACCGGGATCATCGGGTCGTCGCTGCCGTGCACGACGAGCACCGGGAGGTTCTTGTGCGCATCGGCCGGCGGGGCCTGCGCGGCCAGCTCGGGCGGCAGCCACGAGGAGAGCGCCGCGAGCCCCGCGAAGCGCTCGGGGCGGCGCAGGAAGAGGTCGTAGGCCATGACGCCGCCCTGGCTGAAGCCGAGCAGCAGGACCTTGCGCCGGTCGGCCGGATAGCGCTCGAGCGCCTGGTCGACGAAGGCCTCGAGCGCGCGGGCCGCCCTCCCCACCTCGCTCGGGTCGGGCTCGCGGCCGCCGGCCAGCGGGAACCACGCCCAGCCGATCACGACCCCCGGCCGGTCCGGCATCCCGACGCCCACCGGGCCCTGCGGGCAGACCATCAACGCCTCGCCGCCGCGCAGGAACGGGGCGAGCCCGAGCAGGTCGTTGGCGCTCGCGCCGAAGCCGTGGATCGCGAGGATGGTGGGAAACGGGCCGTCTCCCTCGGGGACGTAGGCGGTGTGGACCAGGTTCATGGCCGCGCACCGTAGCGGCGCGCGCGAGGCGCTGCCTGCTTCACGAGCCCTTCCCCGGAGTGCTATCCCCACCGCTCCATGCCCCGAAGCCTCCTCGACAAGGTCTGGGACGCCCACACCGTCCGCGAGCTGCCGGGCGGGCAGACGCAGCTCTTCATCGGCCTGCACCTGATCCACGAGGTCACGAGCCCGCAGGCCTTCGCCGCCCTGCGCGAGGCCCGGCTCGGGGTGCGCTTCCCGAAGCGCACCTTCGCGACCGTCGACCACATCATCCCGACCGATTCCCAGCGGCGGCCGCTCGGAGACCCGCTCGCCGAGGAGATGCTCCAGCACCTCGAGCGCAACTGCGCCGAGCACGGGATCGCCTTCTTCGGGCCGGGCAGCGGCCGGCAGGGGATCGTGCACGTGATCGGGCCGGAGCTCGGGCTCACCCAGCCCGGCCTGACGATCGCCTGCGGCGACTCCCACACCTCGACCCACGGCGCCTTCGGCGCGGTGGCGTTCGGGATCGGCACGAGCCAGGTGCGCGACGTGCTCGCCACCCAGTGCCTCGCGCTCGCGCGGCCGAAGGTCCGGCGCATCGAGGTGACGGGCAAGCTCGCGCCCGGCGTCTACGCGAAGGACGTGATCCTGACCATCATCCGCCGGCTCGGCGTGAAGGGCGGGATCGGCTACGCCTACGAGTACGCGGGCCCGGTCGTCGACGCGATGACGCTCGAGGAGCGCATGACCGTGTGCAACATGTCGATCGAGGGCGGCGCGCGCTGCGGCTACGTGAACCCCGACGAGACCACCTTCGCGTACCTCCAGGGGCGCGAGTACGCGCCCGCCGGGGCGGCCTTCGAGCGCGCCGTCGCCTGGTGGCGCGCGATCGCGAGCGACCCCGGTGCGGCCTACGCCGACCGCGTCGAGATCGAGGGCCACGCGCTCGCGCCGACCGTCACCTACGGCATCACCCCCGGCCAGGCGGTGGCCGTGGACGAGCGCGTCCCCTTCCCCGCCGACCTGCCCGCCGAGGAGCGCGCCGGCGTCGAGGAGGCGCTCGGCTTCATGGAGCTGAGGCCCGGCGAGCCGATCGCGGGCGTCAAGATCGACGTCGCCTTCATCGGCTCGTGCACGAACGGCCGGATCTCCGACCTGCGCGAGGCCGCCCGCGTGGCGCAGCTCGGGCGCGTGGCGCCCGGCGTGCGCACCTTCGTGGTGCCCGGCTCGCAGGAGGTGCAGCGCCAGGCCGAGGCCGAGGGCCTGCCCGAGATCTTCCGCGCCGCCGGCTTCGACTGGCGCGAGCCCGGCTGCTCGATGTGCCTCGCCATGAACCCCGACAAGCTGCGCGGCCGCGAGCTCTGCGCCTCGACCAGCAACCGCAACTTCAAGGGCCGCCAGGGCTCGCCGACCGGCCGTACGCTCCTGATGTCGCCGGCGATGGTGGCGGCGGCCGCGATCCGGGGCCACGTCGTCGACGTCCGCGAGGTGCTGGGATGAGTTCGGACGCCCGGGTCGTTCGCGTCGAGGGCCGCGGCTGCGTGCTGCGCGGCGACGACATCGACACCGACCGGATCATCCCGGCGCGCTTCCTGCGCTGCGTCACCTTCGACGAGGTCGGCGCGCACGCCTTCGAGGACGACCGCCTCCAGGCCAAGGGCAACCACCCGCTCGACGACCCGCGCTTCGCGGGCGCCCGCCTCCTGCTCGTCGGACGCAACTTCGGCTGCGGCTCCTCGCGCGAGCACGCGCCGCAGGCGCTCTGGCGTTTCGGCTTCCAGGCCTTCGTCGGCGAGTCGTTCGCCGAGATCTTCTTCGGCAACTGCGTGGCGCTCGGGCTGCCGTGCGTGACCCTGCCGCGCGCCGAGCTCACGAGGCTGATGGAGTCGGTGGAGCTCGACCCGCGCCAGGAACTGGTCCTCGACCTCGCCAAGGGCACGCTCGCCTCGAAGCTCGGCGCACAGGCCGTCGCGATGCCCGACGGCGCGCGCCGCCAGCTCGTGGAGGGCGCCTGGGACGCTACCGCCGTGCTGCTGGCCGCGGGCGACGCGATCGAGGCGACCGCGGCGCGGCTGCCCTACGTCGGGGGCTACACCGCGTAGCGACGCGCCATCCCTCTCCGCGCCGCCTCGAGCACCTGGTGCCTGCCGAGCAGCCGCAACGCCTCGGCGTTGCTCGCCGGCGGCCCCCAGCCCTCGGACGCGCACAGGTGCTGCGCCACGTTCAGGCAGCCCTCGATCGCGGTGACGAAGCGGTACTTCAACGCCGCGAGCCGGTCGGCGTCGGCGCTGAGCGCGGCGCGGTCCTCGCTCGCACGCCCGCGCAGCCACCCGAGATCTTCGCTCACCCGCTGGAGGAGCCGCCGGACGCGCCGCTCATCGACCACCCGCGCGCTCCTCGAAGAAGATCCGGTCGAGCGCGCGCTGGCGGTCCTCCTCGTCGAGGTAGACGAGCCGGGTCTGCGCCTGCCAGGCCACCCGGGCCGGCGGGTCGTCGTCGAAGAGCAGCTCGCCGTGAAGCGCGACGCGGCCGGCCAGCTCGAGCGGCGCTCCGTTCAGGACCAGCAGGTCCACGCCGTCGGGCAGGCTCAGGTCCCAAGGCGCCGGGGCGGCGCCGGGCCACCAAGCGGCCACGTCGAGGTCGGAGTCCGGGCGCGCCGTCCCCGTCGCGCGCGAGCCGTGCACGAAGGCGAAGCGAGCACCCGCTCTACGCAGCCCGGTGACGATGGCGTCGCGCGAGGGACCGCTCACGGGGGCCGAGCTTAGCGGCCCCGGAACTTCGCGTCGCGCTTCTCGAGGAAGGCGTCCATCCCCTCGGCGTGGTCCTCGCTCGCGAAGACGAGGCCGAAGGCCTGCTGCTCGAGGGCGTGGGCGACCCGCAGGTCGGCGTCCTGCGCCTCCTGCAGGACGCGCTTGGCGAGCGCGACCGCGACGGGGCCCTTCGCCGCGATCCGCTCGCCGGCCGCGACGGCGGCCGCGACGAGTGCGTCCGGCTCGAAGACGCGGTTCGCGAGGCCGATGCGCAGCGCGGTGTCGGCGTCGATCGGCTCGCCGCCGAGGACCAGCTCCTTCGTCCACGCGGGCCCCACGCGGCGCACGAGCCGGCTCGTGCCGCCGAAGCCGGGCAGGAGACCCAGGTTCACCTCGGGCTGCCCGAAGCGCGCCTTCGCGGAGGCGTAGATCCAGTCGCAGGCGAGCGCCAGCTCGCAGCCGCCGCCGAGCGCGAAGCCGTTCACGGCGGCGAGGGTGGGCACCGGGAGCGCTTCGAGCGACGCGAAGGTCTCGTGCCCGAGCCGGCTGAAGGCCTCCGCCTCGACCGGCCCGAGCCGCCGCATCCCGGCGATGTCGGCGCCGGCCGCGAAGGCACGACCCGCCCCGGTCACGACCACCGCGCGCACGCTGCCGTCGGCCGCGAGCTCCGCGACGCGCGCGCGCAGCCGCTCGAGCGTGGCGCGGTCGAGGGCGTTCAGCGCCGCGGGCCGGTCGAGGGTCAGGAGCGCGACCGCCCCACCCGCCCCCCGGCGCTCCGATCGTACGAGCTCGTCCGCCATCGGTGTCGCCCTCCCTTCCGGACCGTGGAAACGCCGCAGGGTAACAGCCCGCGAAGCCCTCCGATCGGAGCGGGCGCGAGGCCCCGCGACGCCGTGGTATCGTGCGCGGGCGCCGGCCACGGAGGAGCCCGCGTGCCCGACGATCGACGCCCCTCGGCCCTTGCCGTCCTCGCCGCCGGAGCGGCCGACGCCGGCGTCACGCTGGCGGTCGCGGGCCCGCTCCTCGCGCACCTCGCCCTCGTGCGGCCCCTCACCGGCTTCGCGACCTTCGCGCTCGGAGCGCTCCTCGCGCTCGCCGGCCTCGTGCTCGGCGGCTTCGGGCTGCGCGCGACGCGCGGCGGCCGGCCCGGCCGGCGGCTCGCCTGGTTCGCGGTTGCGGCCGGGGCCGCCGTGCTCGCGGCGCTCCTCGCCGGCGCGCTCCCGGGGCGCGGCGCGCCGCGCATCAACGACGTCACGACGAGCCCCGACGATCCCCCCACCTTCGAGGCCGCGGCCGGCGAGGCGGCGAACCGCGGGCGGGACATGGCCTATCCCGCCGAGTTCGCCGCGAT includes the following:
- a CDS encoding DUF1499 domain-containing protein; amino-acid sequence: MPDDRRPSALAVLAAGAADAGVTLAVAGPLLAHLALVRPLTGFATFALGALLALAGLVLGGFGLRATRGGRPGRRLAWFAVAAGAAVLAALLAGALPGRGAPRINDVTTSPDDPPTFEAAAGEAANRGRDMAYPAEFAAIQRAAYPDLAPIRLGLAPAEAFARAQETARALGWEVTLVDPARGILEARAVSRLFRFVDDVAVRVRPADGGSVVDLRSKSRDGQGDLGANAARIRAFAAALKG
- a CDS encoding nucleotidyltransferase domain-containing protein is translated as MSGPSRDAIVTGLRRAGARFAFVHGSRATGTARPDSDLDVAAWWPGAAPAPWDLSLPDGVDLLVLNGAPLELAGRVALHGELLFDDDPPARVAWQAQTRLVYLDEEDRQRALDRIFFEERAGGR
- the leuC gene encoding 3-isopropylmalate dehydratase large subunit yields the protein MPRSLLDKVWDAHTVRELPGGQTQLFIGLHLIHEVTSPQAFAALREARLGVRFPKRTFATVDHIIPTDSQRRPLGDPLAEEMLQHLERNCAEHGIAFFGPGSGRQGIVHVIGPELGLTQPGLTIACGDSHTSTHGAFGAVAFGIGTSQVRDVLATQCLALARPKVRRIEVTGKLAPGVYAKDVILTIIRRLGVKGGIGYAYEYAGPVVDAMTLEERMTVCNMSIEGGARCGYVNPDETTFAYLQGREYAPAGAAFERAVAWWRAIASDPGAAYADRVEIEGHALAPTVTYGITPGQAVAVDERVPFPADLPAEERAGVEEALGFMELRPGEPIAGVKIDVAFIGSCTNGRISDLREAARVAQLGRVAPGVRTFVVPGSQEVQRQAEAEGLPEIFRAAGFDWREPGCSMCLAMNPDKLRGRELCASTSNRNFKGRQGSPTGRTLLMSPAMVAAAAIRGHVVDVREVLG
- a CDS encoding dienelactone hydrolase family protein, which codes for MNLVHTAYVPEGDGPFPTILAIHGFGASANDLLGLAPFLRGGEALMVCPQGPVGVGMPDRPGVVIGWAWFPLAGGREPDPSEVGRAARALEAFVDQALERYPADRRKVLLLGFSQGGVMAYDLFLRRPERFAGLAALSSWLPPELAAQAPPADAHKNLPVLVVHGSDDPMIPVARAQESRDALLSYGVSLTYRELGMGHEISPDALRALVEWIEEKVFGLIQLA
- a CDS encoding enoyl-CoA hydratase-related protein — encoded protein: MADELVRSERRGAGGAVALLTLDRPAALNALDRATLERLRARVAELAADGSVRAVVVTGAGRAFAAGADIAGMRRLGPVEAEAFSRLGHETFASLEALPVPTLAAVNGFALGGGCELALACDWIYASAKARFGQPEVNLGLLPGFGGTSRLVRRVGPAWTKELVLGGEPIDADTALRIGLANRVFEPDALVAAAVAAGERIAAKGPVAVALAKRVLQEAQDADLRVAHALEQQAFGLVFASEDHAEGMDAFLEKRDAKFRGR
- a CDS encoding 3-isopropylmalate dehydratase small subunit translates to MSSDARVVRVEGRGCVLRGDDIDTDRIIPARFLRCVTFDEVGAHAFEDDRLQAKGNHPLDDPRFAGARLLLVGRNFGCGSSREHAPQALWRFGFQAFVGESFAEIFFGNCVALGLPCVTLPRAELTRLMESVELDPRQELVLDLAKGTLASKLGAQAVAMPDGARRQLVEGAWDATAVLLAAGDAIEATAARLPYVGGYTA
- a CDS encoding LEA type 2 family protein — its product is MGRGLRRRSAALVLTAALAGLAGAGAPGCASLGVGAEPIEVNLAGLTPLPSTAFEHRLRVDLRLRNPNQRAYRIDGIRFRLLVNGERLASGQAEVEAVLPRLGEVVVPVTATTTLLDLVNQVVALGIREEAGQSELDYELTGRIFLAGSWGGIDFERRGSTADLRRPR
- a CDS encoding DUF86 domain-containing protein, which gives rise to MVDERRVRRLLQRVSEDLGWLRGRASEDRAALSADADRLAALKYRFVTAIEGCLNVAQHLCASEGWGPPASNAEALRLLGRHQVLEAARRGMARRYAV